The proteins below are encoded in one region of Phaseolus vulgaris cultivar G19833 chromosome 1, P. vulgaris v2.0, whole genome shotgun sequence:
- the LOC137814924 gene encoding topless-related protein 3-like isoform X1: MTSLSRELVFLILQFLEEEKFKDSVHRLEKESGFFFNMKYFEEKVQAGEWEELEKYLTGFTKVDDNRYSMKIFFEIRKQKYLEALDRKDKAKAVEILVGDLKIFSTFNEELYKEITQLLTLSNFRENEQLSKYGDTKTARGIMLIELKKLIEANPLFRDKLIFPTLRSSRLRTLINQSLNWQHQLCKNPRPNPDIKTLFIDHTCTPPNGPLAPTPVNLPIAAVAKPAVYNSIGAHGPFLPAAATANASALAGWMVNASASSSVQAAVVTASTMPVLQNQVSILKHPRTPPITSGMVDYQNADHEQLMKRLRPAPSPEEVSYPATRQASWSLDDLPRTVAMTLQQGSSVTSMDFHPSNQTFLLVGSSNGEITLWELGLRDRLVTKPFKIWDKSVCSLPFQAAMVKDAPISVSRVTWSLDGNFVGVAFTRHLIHLYSYIGSNELAQRIEVDAHIGGVNDLAFAHPNKQLCIVTCGDDKLVKVWDLTGRKLFNFEGHEAPVYSICPHHKDNIQFVFSTAIDGKIKAWLYDNMGSRVDYDAPGHWYTTLLYSADGSRLFSCGTSKDGESFLVEWNETEGAIKRTYNGFRKKSPGVVQFDTTQNRFLAAGEDGQIKFWEIDSINLLTSTDAEGGLQALPLLRFNKEGSLLAVTTADNGFKILANVSGLRSLRTVETPGFETLRSSIDSAAIKASVSSAVNVSLVNCKVERSSPVRPSPILNRGVDPTGRNAEKPRTVEEGIDRGKPWQLAEIVDPVQCQSVTMPDSTDSSSKVVRLLYTNSGAGLLALGSNGVQKLWKWSRSEQNLNGKATASVVPQHWQPSSGLLMTNDVSGVNLDEAVPCIALSKNDSYVLSACGGKVSLFNMMTFKVMTTFMPPPPASTFLAFHPQDNNIIAIGMEDSAIYIYNVRVDEVKSKLKGHQKRITGFAFSTFLNILVSSGGDAQLCVWSIDTWEKRKSVPIQLPAGKAPLGDTRVQFHSDQIRLLVAHETQLAIYDASKMDRIRQWVPQDVLAAPISYAAYSCNSQLIYATFCDGNTGVFDADSLRLRCRIALSTYFSPATLSVNQSVYPVVVAAHPAEPNQFAVGLTDGSVKVIEPCESEGKWGTSPPMDNGMMNGRTASSSTTNNHTPDQAQR; this comes from the exons ATGACTTCTTTGAGCCGAGAATTAGTGTTCTTGATACTCCAATTTTTGGAGGAGGAGAAGTTCAAGGACTCCGTGCACAG GCTTGAGAAAGAATCTGGCTTTTTCTTCAATATGAAGTACTTTGAGGAAAAAGTACAGGCTGGTGAATGGGAAGAACTTGAGAAGTACTTAACAGGGTTTACTAAAGTTGACGATAATAGATACTCCATGAAAATATTCTTTGAAATCAGGAAGCAAAAATATCTGGAAGCACTTGATAG GAAAGACAAGGCAAAGGCTGTTGAGATATTAGTGGGTGATTTAAAAATTTTCTCCACCTTCAATGAGGAACTATACAAAGAAATCACCCAGCTTTTAACTCTTAGTAATTTCAG GGAAAATGAGCAGCTGTCCAAGTATGGTGACACCAAAACTGCTCGAGGGATCATGTTGATAGAGCTAAAAAAGCTAATAGAAGCAAATCCTCTTTTCCGTGACAAACTTATCTTCCCTACCCTTAGGTCATCAAGATTGCGGACGTTGATCAATCAAAG TTTAAACTGGCAGCACCAGCTTTGCAAAAACCCTAGGCCAAACCCAGATATAAAGACTTTATTCATCGACCACACATGTACACCTCCTAATGGTCCTCTAGCACCTACACCTGTCAATCTTCCAATTGCTGCCGTTGCAAAGCCTGCAGTTTATAATTCAATTGGAGCTCATGGT cCCTTTCTCCCTGCCGCAGCAACTGCTAATGCTAGTGCTTTGGCTGGTTGGATGGTCAATGCCTCAGCTTCATCATCTGTCCAAGCAGCTGTTGTCACAGCATCAACCATGCCTGTCCTACAGAATCAAG TGTCTATCCTGAAGCATCCAAGAACACCTCCAATAACTTCTGGCATGGTTGATTATCAGAATGCTGATCATGAGCAGTTAATGAAAAGACTCCGGCCTGCTCCTTCTCCAGAGGAg GTTTCCTATCCTGCCACTCGACAAGCCTCTTGGTCACTGGATGATCTACCAAGAACAGTGGCAATGACATTGCAGCAAGGATCCTCTGTGACAAGCATGGACTTTCATCCTTCGAACCAAACCTTTCTTCTTG TTGGTTCTAGCAATGGTGAAATTACACTTTGGGAACTTGGGTTGCGAGATAGGTTGGTCACAAAGCCGTTCAAGATATGGGATAAATCAGTGTGCTCATTACCATTTCAg GCAGCTATGGTCAAAGATGCACCTATTTCTGTCAGTCGTGTTACATGGAGCCTGGATGGAAATTTTGTGG GTGTTGCATTTACTAGACATTTGATTCACTTGTATTCGTACATTGGATCAAATGAGCTGGCTCAGCGCATAGAG GTTGATGCCCATATTGGTGGTGTTAATGACTTGGCATTTGCACATCCAAATAAACAACTCTGTATTGTGACTTGTGGAGATGATAAGTTGGTAAAG GTGTGGGATTTGACTGGACGGAAACTATTTAACTTTGAGGGGCATGAGGCACCTGTATATTCTATCTGTCCTCATCACAAGGACAACATTCAG TTTGTATTTTCAACTGCCATTGATGGCAAAATAAAAGCCTGGTTGTACGATAATATGGGCTCTAGGGTTGACTATGATGCCCCAGGCCATTGGTATACCACACTGCTCTATAGTGCTGATGGAAGTAG ACTGTTTTCCTGTGGGACTAGTAAAGACGGAGAGTCCTTTCTTGTTGAATGGAATGAAACTGAAGGAGCTATTAAGAGAACATACAATGGGTTCAGAAAGAAATCTCCTGGTGTTGTGCAGTTTGACACAACCCAAAATCGCTTCTTGGCTGCTGGTGAAGATGGCCAAATCAAATTTTGGGAGATTGACAGCATTAATCTTCTAACAAGCACTGATGCAGAGGGTGGATTACAG GCCCTTCCACTCttgagattcaacaaagaaggAAGTCTTCTTGCTGTCACTACTGCAGACAATGGATTCAAAATTCTTGCTAATGTCAGTGGTCTTAGATCCTTAAGAACAGTTGAAACTCCAGGATTTGAAACACTGAGGTCATCTATTGACTCTGCTGCAATCAAG GCATCTGTCTCTTCTGCTGTTAATGTTAGTCTTGTCAACTGTAAAGTAGAAAGGAGCTCACCTGTCAGGCCTTCTCCAATTCTT AATAGAGGAGTTGATCCCACAGGTCGAAATGCAGAGAAACCTAGAACTGTGGAAGAGGGAATAGATAGAGGTAAACCATGGCAGCTGGCTGAAATTGTTGATCCTGTTCAATGTCAGTCAGTTACGATGCCGGACAGTACAGATTCTTCCAGCAAG GTTGTTCGACTTTTGTATACAAACTCTGGTGCTGGTCTATTGGCACTTGGTTCAAATGGTGTTCAGAAGCTGTGGAAGTGGTCTCGTAGTGAACAAAATCTCAATGGGAAG GCAACTGCCAGCGTTGTTCCACAGCATTGGCAACCCAGCAGTGGTCTTCTTATGACTAATGATGTCTCAGGTGTCAACCTTGATGAAGCTGTTCCTTGCATTGCACTCTCAAAGAATGACTCATATGTTTTGTCTGCCTGTGGTGGAAAGGTTTCGTTATTTAACATGATGACATTCAAG gTAATGACAACATTCATGCCACCACCCCCTGCCTCTACCTTTCTGGCTTTCCACCCTCAAGATAATAACATCATAGCCATTGGGATGGAGGATTCAGCAATTTACATTTATAATGTTAGAGTGGATGAG GTGAAATCCAAATTGAAGGGTCACCAAAAGCGAATTACTGGTTTCGCCTTTTCAACCTTCCTTAACATCCTGGTTTCATCTGGTGGTGATGCTCAA CTCTGTGTATGGAGCATTGATACATGGGAGAAAAGAAAATCAGTTCCTATACAACTGCCAGCAGGAAAGGCTCCTTTAGGTGATACTCGTGTGCAGTTCCATTCAGACCAAATCCGGCTACTGGTAGCCCATGAGACTCAGTTGGCAATATATGACGCCTCTAAAATGGATCGGATTCGGCAG TGGGTTCCTCAAGATGTTCTGGCTGCTCCCATATCATATGCAGCTTATTCCTGCAATAGTCAGTTAATATACGCTACATTTTGCGATGGAAACACTGGGGTTTTTGATGCCGACAGCTTGAGACTGAGATGTCGTATTGCACTATCCACGTACTTTTCACCTGCGACTTTAAGTGT GAACCAATCTGTGTATCCTGTTGTTGTTGCGGCTCATCCAGCAGAGCCCAATCAATTTGCCGTTGGATTGACAGATGGGTCCGTGAAAGTGATAGAGCCCTGTGAATCAGAAGGTAAATGGGGAACCAGTCCACCTATGGATAATGGAATGATGAACGGTAGGACAGCTTCATCATCTACAACAAACAACCACACACCCGATCAGGCACAAAGATAA
- the LOC137814926 gene encoding probable protein phosphatase 2C 73 → MGHFSSMFNGLARSFSMKKGRKNEKCGGREAAEAMAKVAKKNEMMLCSSGTVHVDGSNNFASVFSKRGQKGVNQDCCIVWEEFGCQEDMIFCGIFDGHGPWGHFVAKKVRESMPSSLLCNWQETLAQTSVDPGIDVEEGKKQLYRFNVWKHSYLKTCAAIDQELKQYRKIDSFYSGTTALSIVRQGELIVIANVGDSRAVLATTSDDGSLVAVQLTVDFKPNLPQEAERIIECQGRVFCLEDEPGVHRVWLPDAESPGLAMSRAFGDYCIKGHGLISVPEVTHRNISSRDQFVVAATDGVWDVISNKEAVEIVSSTPDKAKAAKRLVECAEDAWKRKRRGIAVDDISAICLFFHSFL, encoded by the exons ATGGGGCATTTTTCCTCGATGTTCAATGGGTTGGCACGGTCGTTTTCAATgaagaaaggaagaaagaaTGAGAAATGCGGAGGGAGGGAAGCTGCCGAAGCAATGGCAAAGGTGGCTAAGAAGAATGAGATGATGCTGTGTAGCTCTGGCACAGTTCATGTCGATGGTTCAAACAACTTTGCCTCCGTATTCTCCAAAAGAGGTCAGAAAGGAGTGAACCAAGATTGCTGCATAGTGTGGGAG GAATTTGGATGCCAAGAGGACATGATCTTCTGTGGGATTTTTGATGGGCATGGACCATGGGGTCACTTTGTGGCCAAAAAAGTAAGAGAGTCAATGCCATCATCTTTGCTATGCAACTGGCAAGAGACGCTAGCCCAAACTTCAGTTGATCCTGGTATTGATGTAGAGGAAGGAAAAAAGCAACTATACCGATTCAACGTATGGAAGCACTCTTACTTGAAGACTTGTGCGGCCATTGATCAAGAACTGAAGCAGTACCGCAAGATAGACTCATTTTACAGCGGAACAACTGCCCTATCCATTGTTAGACAG GGTGAACTCATTGTGATAGCAAATGTTGGAGATTCTCGTGCTGTGTTGGCTACAACATCAGATGATGGAAGTTTGGTAGCGGTTCAGCTAACAGTTGATTTCAAGCCCAATTTACCCC AGGAGGCAGAGAGAATAATTGAGTGCCAGGGGCGTGTGTTCTGCCTAGAGGACGAGCCAGGAGTGCATAGGGTGTGGTTGCCGGATGCAGAGTCTCCAGGACTAGCCATGTCTAGGGCCTTTGGTGACTACTGCATTAAAGGGCATGGCCTAATTTCTGTGCCTGAGGTAACACACAGAAATATAAGTAGCAGAGACCAGTTTGTTGTGGCAGCCACTGATGGG GTTTGGGATGTAATATCTAACAAAGAAGCAGTGGAAATTGTATCTTCAACACCAGATAAAGCTAAGGCAGCTAAACGGTTGGTAGAGTGTGCAGAAGATGCATGGAAACGGAAGAGACGGGGCATTGCCGTGGATGACATTTCAGCAATTTGTCTTTTCTTTCACTCTTTCCTTTAA
- the LOC137816105 gene encoding cation/H(+) antiporter 15-like produces the protein MTDTIPACYEVSIVNPNQFWKTDKVLKTELPVLAIQIAFVAVLSRVFSIIYKPLHQTRLISQISVGFLLTPPLLGRYTAIFEFIFPVNGVVNVEILSHIGLIFYSFLSGLEMNLNTILHVKKKAANIAIAGIVFPILVAPGLYALFRNIYGYHTMFPLEESTNNAYILWTLILTVTGFPVVAHTLSELKLLYTGLGKAALTAAMISDTYGWILFILLVPFSINGEGSIYTVISTIVFIVVCIFVVRPIIQWFIDRKADRDEWNDNQLLFIIMGVLACSCISDFLGAHAIVGAFVYGLILPHGKFADLVMSISDDFVGGFLVPLFFTGTGMRLMLSSIFSEGSWPLTIIIIFLLCTLKILSTLFATVFFGIRIRDGLTLGLLLNTKGAMALIMLNIAWDRKIFSVPTYAVLTSAVLLMTIVVSPVINAVYKPRKRFEQNKLKTIQKLRVDAELRIIACVHNTRQAASMSSIIECFNPMRVSPVHVFALYLIELTGRAAALVATHIGKPSSQPGEQNLTRSQEELESIHNTFDALGEAYDAIRIDTSNVVSAYTTIHEDIHQSADEKRSSLILLPFHKQLSLEGTLELTCVVYKDINQNVMQGAPCSVAIFVDRDFGPVPKTNLRICVVFVGGPDDREALAIAWRMAGHPGTQLSVTRMVLLDEAAEVDASVQEEAQGILSAVIDTDKQKELDDEYISSFRLTAVNNKDSISYSEIDVRSGEGIPVVLHEIEKIGCDLYVVGQGNCRNSKVLSDLLEWCDCLELGVIGDILVSNNFGSRSSVLVVQQYGYGGMEFGNNLNQKATNKATFESVP, from the exons ATGACGGACACAATACCTGCATGTTACGAGGTATCTATAGTTAATCCTAATCAATTCTGGAAAACTGATAAAGTCTTGAAGACAGAACTACCAGTTTTGGCCATTCAAATTGCGTTTGTTGCTGTGTTGTCTCGTGTTTTCTCCATAATCTACAAACCTCTCCATCAAACTCGTCTCATCTCACAAATCTCT GTTGGTTTCCTACTGACGCCACCATTACTTGGAAGATACACGGCAATTTTTGAGTTCATTTTTCCTGTAAATGGGGTCGTCAATGTTGAGATCCTTTCCCACATTGGtctcattttttattcattcCTTAGTGGATTGGAGATGAACTTGAACACCATTCTACACGTGAAGAAGAAAGCTGCAAACATCGCAATTGCTGGGATCGTCTTTCCCATACTCGTTGCACCGGGGTTATATGCTCTGTTTCGAAACATTTATGGATATCATACGATGTTTCCCCTTGAAGAAAGCACAAATAACGCTTATATACTTTGGACTTTAATTCTCACTGTTACAGGTTTTCCTGTGGTAGCACATACACTTTCTGAGCTTAAGCTCCTTTATACTGGTCTTGGAAAAGCGGCTTTAACAGCAGCCATGATTAGTGACACCTATGGTTGGATTCTTTTCATTTTACTTGTTCCGTTTTCAATTAATGGTGAAGGATCTATCTACACTGTGATAAGCACGATAGTGTTCATTGTTGTATGCATCTTTGTGGTACGTCCAATCATTCAATGGTTTATTGATCGCAAGGCTGATAGAGACGAATGGAATGATAACCAATTACTCTTTATAATCATGGGGGTTTTAGCTTGTTCATGCATTTCAGATTTTCTTGGTGCACATGCTATCGTTGGGGCTTTTGTTTATGGATTGATTTTACCTCATGGGAAATTTGCTGACTTGGTCATGTCAATTTCAGATGATTTTGTTGGCGGGTTTTTAGTACCCTTGTTCTTTACTGGAACTGGGATGAGACTTATGTTGAGCTCGATTTTCTCCGAAGGAAGCTGGCCCTTAACAATTATCATCATATTCTTGTTGTGTACTCTAAAGATTTTAAGCACTTTATTTGCCACTGTTTTCTTTGGTATTCGTATTCGAGATGGTTTGACCCTGGGCTTGCTTTTGAATACTAAAGGCGCCATGGCGCTAATAATGCTCAACATTGCTTGGGATAGAAAG ATATTTTCTGTGCCTACCTATGCCGTTTTAACTTCTGCTGTTCTTCTGATGACCATAGTTGTGTCTCCCGTCATCAATGCCGTCTACAAACCAAGAAAGAGATTTGAACAGAACAAGCTAAAGACTATTCAGAAACTAAGAGTTGATGCAGAGCTCCGAATTATAGCATGTGTTCACAATACTCGCCAAGCTGCAAGCATGAGTAGCATAATTGAATGTTTCAATCCCATGAGAGTTTCCCCTGTGCATGTTTTTGCCTTGTACCTTATTGAACTCACTGGACGTGCTGCTGCTCTAGTTGCTACACATATAGGGAAGCCAAGTAGCCAACCCGGAGAACAAAACCTGACCAGGTCACAGGAAGAGTTAGAAAGCATTCACAACACATTTGATGCACTTGGAGAGGCATATGATGCTATTAGAATCGATACCTCAAATGTGGTATCAGCATACACCACTATTCATGAGGACATACACCAATCAGCAGATGAGAAACGCTCAAGCTTAATTCTTCTTCCATTTCATAAACAACTAAGTTTAGAAGGTACTCTAGAATTAACCTGTGTTGTATACAAAGATATCAACCAAAATGTGATGCAAGGTGCTCCTTGCTCCGTGGCTATATTTGTTGATCGTGATTTTGGGCCAGTTCCCAAAACGAACCTTCGTATTTGTGTTGTCTTTGTTGGGGGCCCTGATGATCGTGAAGCCTTAGCTATTGCATGGAGAATGGCAGGACATCCAGGAACACAGTTATCAGTGACTCGAATGGTTTTGTTGGATGAAGCAGCAGAAGTAGATGCTTCAGTTCAGGAAGAAGCACAAGGGATATTATCTGCAGTAATAGATACAGATAAGCAAAAAGAGTTAGATGATGAGTATATAAGCTCATTTAGACTTACAGCGGTTAACAATAAAGATTCAATATCCTACTCAGAGATTGATGTTCGTAGTGGTGAAGGTATTCCTGTAGTCCTCCATGAGATAGAAAAGATTGGTTGTGATCTTTACGTAGTTGGACAAGGGAATTGTAGGAACTCTAAGGTGTTGTCAGATTTGCTGGAGTGGTGTGATTGCTTAGAACTTGGAGTTATAGGGGACATTTTGGTGTCAAATAATTTTGGTTCACGTTCGTCTGTGCTAGTTGTTCAACAGTATGGATATGGAGGAATGGAatttggaaataatcttaaccAGAAGGCCACTAATAAAGCCACATTTGAGTCTGTTCCCTGA
- the LOC137814927 gene encoding CST complex subunit TEN1, producing MASLEIKSGTLVSLQDLHPSSPFFKQGASLRITGKLREYSVEAGVATIIDGDDILKVSTEHLRDLSFQVGSVYQFIGELLIQPDDNEVVLQARVGRNVDGIDLNLYHQSLLLLRQFQANHLNNPETT from the exons ATGGCGTCTTTGGAAATAAAATCTGGTACATTGGTTTCCTTACAAGACCTGCACCCATCATCTCCTTTTTTTAAGCAAGGAGCTTCACTCAGAATAACTGGAAA GTTACGTGAATATTCTGTAGAGGCCGGCGTAGCAACGATTATTGATGGCGATGACATTCTAAAAGTTAGTACCGAACATCTCAGGGACCTTAGCTTTCAAGTTGGCTCTGTCTACCAATTCATTGGTGAACTCCTTATCCAACCTGATGATAATGAG GTAGTTTTGCAAGCACGTGTTGGTAGAAACGTTGATGGGATCGATCTCAATCTTTACCATCAGTCCCTGCTGCTTTTAAGACAGTTTCAAGCCAATCATTTAAACAATCCAGAAACTACGTAG
- the LOC137814924 gene encoding topless-related protein 3-like isoform X2: MTSLSRELVFLILQFLEEEKFKDSVHRLEKESGFFFNMKYFEEKVQAGEWEELEKYLTGFTKVDDNRYSMKIFFEIRKQKYLEALDRKDKAKAVEILVGDLKIFSTFNEELYKEITQLLTLSNFRENEQLSKYGDTKTARGIMLIELKKLIEANPLFRDKLIFPTLRSSRLRTLINQSLNWQHQLCKNPRPNPDIKTLFIDHTCTPPNGPLAPTPVNLPIAAVAKPAVYNSIGAHGPFLPAAATANASALAGWMVNASASSSVQAAVVTASTMPVLQNQVSILKHPRTPPITSGMVDYQNADHEQLMKRLRPAPSPEEVSYPATRQASWSLDDLPRTVAMTLQQGSSVTSMDFHPSNQTFLLVGSSNGEITLWELGLRDRLVTKPFKIWDKSVCSLPFQAAMVKDAPISVSRVTWSLDGNFVGVAFTRHLIHLYSYIGSNELAQRIEVDAHIGGVNDLAFAHPNKQLCIVTCGDDKLVKVWDLTGRKLFNFEGHEAPVYSICPHHKDNIQFVFSTAIDGKIKAWLYDNMGSRVDYDAPGHWYTTLLYSADGSRLFSCGTSKDGESFLVEWNETEGAIKRTYNGFRKKSPGVVQFDTTQNRFLAAGEDGQIKFWEIDSINLLTSTDAEGGLQALPLLRFNKEGSLLAVTTADNGFKILANVSGLRSLRTVETPGFETLRSSIDSAAIKNRGVDPTGRNAEKPRTVEEGIDRGKPWQLAEIVDPVQCQSVTMPDSTDSSSKVVRLLYTNSGAGLLALGSNGVQKLWKWSRSEQNLNGKATASVVPQHWQPSSGLLMTNDVSGVNLDEAVPCIALSKNDSYVLSACGGKVSLFNMMTFKVMTTFMPPPPASTFLAFHPQDNNIIAIGMEDSAIYIYNVRVDEVKSKLKGHQKRITGFAFSTFLNILVSSGGDAQLCVWSIDTWEKRKSVPIQLPAGKAPLGDTRVQFHSDQIRLLVAHETQLAIYDASKMDRIRQWVPQDVLAAPISYAAYSCNSQLIYATFCDGNTGVFDADSLRLRCRIALSTYFSPATLSVNQSVYPVVVAAHPAEPNQFAVGLTDGSVKVIEPCESEGKWGTSPPMDNGMMNGRTASSSTTNNHTPDQAQR, translated from the exons ATGACTTCTTTGAGCCGAGAATTAGTGTTCTTGATACTCCAATTTTTGGAGGAGGAGAAGTTCAAGGACTCCGTGCACAG GCTTGAGAAAGAATCTGGCTTTTTCTTCAATATGAAGTACTTTGAGGAAAAAGTACAGGCTGGTGAATGGGAAGAACTTGAGAAGTACTTAACAGGGTTTACTAAAGTTGACGATAATAGATACTCCATGAAAATATTCTTTGAAATCAGGAAGCAAAAATATCTGGAAGCACTTGATAG GAAAGACAAGGCAAAGGCTGTTGAGATATTAGTGGGTGATTTAAAAATTTTCTCCACCTTCAATGAGGAACTATACAAAGAAATCACCCAGCTTTTAACTCTTAGTAATTTCAG GGAAAATGAGCAGCTGTCCAAGTATGGTGACACCAAAACTGCTCGAGGGATCATGTTGATAGAGCTAAAAAAGCTAATAGAAGCAAATCCTCTTTTCCGTGACAAACTTATCTTCCCTACCCTTAGGTCATCAAGATTGCGGACGTTGATCAATCAAAG TTTAAACTGGCAGCACCAGCTTTGCAAAAACCCTAGGCCAAACCCAGATATAAAGACTTTATTCATCGACCACACATGTACACCTCCTAATGGTCCTCTAGCACCTACACCTGTCAATCTTCCAATTGCTGCCGTTGCAAAGCCTGCAGTTTATAATTCAATTGGAGCTCATGGT cCCTTTCTCCCTGCCGCAGCAACTGCTAATGCTAGTGCTTTGGCTGGTTGGATGGTCAATGCCTCAGCTTCATCATCTGTCCAAGCAGCTGTTGTCACAGCATCAACCATGCCTGTCCTACAGAATCAAG TGTCTATCCTGAAGCATCCAAGAACACCTCCAATAACTTCTGGCATGGTTGATTATCAGAATGCTGATCATGAGCAGTTAATGAAAAGACTCCGGCCTGCTCCTTCTCCAGAGGAg GTTTCCTATCCTGCCACTCGACAAGCCTCTTGGTCACTGGATGATCTACCAAGAACAGTGGCAATGACATTGCAGCAAGGATCCTCTGTGACAAGCATGGACTTTCATCCTTCGAACCAAACCTTTCTTCTTG TTGGTTCTAGCAATGGTGAAATTACACTTTGGGAACTTGGGTTGCGAGATAGGTTGGTCACAAAGCCGTTCAAGATATGGGATAAATCAGTGTGCTCATTACCATTTCAg GCAGCTATGGTCAAAGATGCACCTATTTCTGTCAGTCGTGTTACATGGAGCCTGGATGGAAATTTTGTGG GTGTTGCATTTACTAGACATTTGATTCACTTGTATTCGTACATTGGATCAAATGAGCTGGCTCAGCGCATAGAG GTTGATGCCCATATTGGTGGTGTTAATGACTTGGCATTTGCACATCCAAATAAACAACTCTGTATTGTGACTTGTGGAGATGATAAGTTGGTAAAG GTGTGGGATTTGACTGGACGGAAACTATTTAACTTTGAGGGGCATGAGGCACCTGTATATTCTATCTGTCCTCATCACAAGGACAACATTCAG TTTGTATTTTCAACTGCCATTGATGGCAAAATAAAAGCCTGGTTGTACGATAATATGGGCTCTAGGGTTGACTATGATGCCCCAGGCCATTGGTATACCACACTGCTCTATAGTGCTGATGGAAGTAG ACTGTTTTCCTGTGGGACTAGTAAAGACGGAGAGTCCTTTCTTGTTGAATGGAATGAAACTGAAGGAGCTATTAAGAGAACATACAATGGGTTCAGAAAGAAATCTCCTGGTGTTGTGCAGTTTGACACAACCCAAAATCGCTTCTTGGCTGCTGGTGAAGATGGCCAAATCAAATTTTGGGAGATTGACAGCATTAATCTTCTAACAAGCACTGATGCAGAGGGTGGATTACAG GCCCTTCCACTCttgagattcaacaaagaaggAAGTCTTCTTGCTGTCACTACTGCAGACAATGGATTCAAAATTCTTGCTAATGTCAGTGGTCTTAGATCCTTAAGAACAGTTGAAACTCCAGGATTTGAAACACTGAGGTCATCTATTGACTCTGCTGCAATCAAG AATAGAGGAGTTGATCCCACAGGTCGAAATGCAGAGAAACCTAGAACTGTGGAAGAGGGAATAGATAGAGGTAAACCATGGCAGCTGGCTGAAATTGTTGATCCTGTTCAATGTCAGTCAGTTACGATGCCGGACAGTACAGATTCTTCCAGCAAG GTTGTTCGACTTTTGTATACAAACTCTGGTGCTGGTCTATTGGCACTTGGTTCAAATGGTGTTCAGAAGCTGTGGAAGTGGTCTCGTAGTGAACAAAATCTCAATGGGAAG GCAACTGCCAGCGTTGTTCCACAGCATTGGCAACCCAGCAGTGGTCTTCTTATGACTAATGATGTCTCAGGTGTCAACCTTGATGAAGCTGTTCCTTGCATTGCACTCTCAAAGAATGACTCATATGTTTTGTCTGCCTGTGGTGGAAAGGTTTCGTTATTTAACATGATGACATTCAAG gTAATGACAACATTCATGCCACCACCCCCTGCCTCTACCTTTCTGGCTTTCCACCCTCAAGATAATAACATCATAGCCATTGGGATGGAGGATTCAGCAATTTACATTTATAATGTTAGAGTGGATGAG GTGAAATCCAAATTGAAGGGTCACCAAAAGCGAATTACTGGTTTCGCCTTTTCAACCTTCCTTAACATCCTGGTTTCATCTGGTGGTGATGCTCAA CTCTGTGTATGGAGCATTGATACATGGGAGAAAAGAAAATCAGTTCCTATACAACTGCCAGCAGGAAAGGCTCCTTTAGGTGATACTCGTGTGCAGTTCCATTCAGACCAAATCCGGCTACTGGTAGCCCATGAGACTCAGTTGGCAATATATGACGCCTCTAAAATGGATCGGATTCGGCAG TGGGTTCCTCAAGATGTTCTGGCTGCTCCCATATCATATGCAGCTTATTCCTGCAATAGTCAGTTAATATACGCTACATTTTGCGATGGAAACACTGGGGTTTTTGATGCCGACAGCTTGAGACTGAGATGTCGTATTGCACTATCCACGTACTTTTCACCTGCGACTTTAAGTGT GAACCAATCTGTGTATCCTGTTGTTGTTGCGGCTCATCCAGCAGAGCCCAATCAATTTGCCGTTGGATTGACAGATGGGTCCGTGAAAGTGATAGAGCCCTGTGAATCAGAAGGTAAATGGGGAACCAGTCCACCTATGGATAATGGAATGATGAACGGTAGGACAGCTTCATCATCTACAACAAACAACCACACACCCGATCAGGCACAAAGATAA